A stretch of Clostridium formicaceticum DNA encodes these proteins:
- a CDS encoding DUF134 domain-containing protein, with translation MPRPRKWRKVCCLPESDRFGPLKPLMKEEHFITMTVDAYETIRLIDLEGLTQEECANRMNISRTTVQGIYNEARKKLATSLVNGKMLKIEGGDYRLCNGFEKSCGVGGHSKHRCDKDFVRNGKKNKE, from the coding sequence ATGCCTAGGCCGAGAAAGTGGAGAAAAGTATGTTGTTTGCCGGAAAGCGATAGGTTTGGACCACTTAAACCCCTAATGAAAGAAGAACATTTTATTACTATGACCGTTGATGCGTATGAAACGATACGGCTAATTGACTTGGAAGGACTTACGCAGGAGGAGTGTGCCAACAGAATGAACATTTCACGTACAACTGTTCAAGGTATTTACAATGAAGCAAGGAAAAAACTTGCAACGTCATTGGTTAATGGAAAAATGTTAAAAATTGAGGGTGGAGACTATAGGCTTTGCAATGGTTTTGAAAAGTCCTGTGGTGTTGGTGGACACTCCAAACATAGGTGTGACAAAGACTTTGTAAGAAATGGTAAAAAAAATAAGGAATAA
- a CDS encoding DUF5320 domain-containing protein, with protein MPRRDGTGPMGVGTINEIGLGGCINASTFKYDVGLRIHHRFGFGCRRGFGRHFLNDENNLKTQKNLLLEQKELLKSRLNAIDKQLEGL; from the coding sequence ATGCCGAGAAGAGATGGAACTGGCCCAATGGGAGTAGGAACAATAAATGAAATTGGTTTAGGTGGTTGTATCAATGCAAGTACATTTAAGTATGATGTTGGCTTGAGAATTCATCACAGATTTGGGTTTGGTTGCAGACGAGGATTTGGAAGACATTTTCTAAATGATGAGAATAATTTAAAAACTCAAAAAAATTTATTACTGGAACAAAAAGAACTACTTAAAAGCAGGCTTAATGCTATTGATAAGCAGTTAGAGGGCTTATAA
- a CDS encoding uroporphyrinogen decarboxylase family protein, which yields MKDMLAQAKERNQLFQDIDEGKIPKRVPVYTWMDITYIMQYAGVDLKKAQWDVGGFKDMIEVGAKSFASDINPATFTRLYPVYNILGAKNFIMSSSGQIQHPEITGMDPEEYDEMIKDPYKFMHDKIFPRLYANLDTTPAKRSMVFAKAQKAFFDIMGQIAAADAEMNAKYGLADGRIACQSIAPFDQVADQFRSFSGISADIRRYPEKVLAACEAVLPMMLKAGVKPHSSVSKKTFIPLHMAPYMREKDFEKFYWPTFKKLVEGLWAAGAGVLLFVEHDWTRFLDYLNELPKGTHMMFEYGDPKTIKEKVGKKHIISGLYPLTLLAQGTKQECIDKAKELIDILAPGGNYVFSFDKVALNIRDAKPENIIAVNEFVREYAVY from the coding sequence ATGAAGGATATGCTAGCACAAGCAAAAGAAAGAAACCAGCTTTTCCAAGATATTGATGAAGGAAAAATACCTAAAAGGGTACCCGTATATACTTGGATGGATATAACATATATTATGCAATATGCCGGGGTTGATTTAAAAAAGGCACAATGGGATGTTGGTGGATTTAAAGATATGATTGAAGTTGGGGCAAAATCATTTGCATCTGATATCAATCCTGCCACGTTTACAAGGCTATATCCAGTATATAACATATTGGGAGCAAAAAACTTTATAATGAGTTCTTCAGGTCAAATTCAACACCCAGAAATTACTGGCATGGATCCTGAAGAATATGATGAAATGATTAAAGATCCTTATAAGTTTATGCATGACAAAATCTTCCCACGGTTATATGCAAATTTAGACACAACGCCAGCGAAACGATCTATGGTATTTGCTAAAGCACAAAAAGCTTTTTTCGATATCATGGGACAAATAGCTGCGGCCGATGCTGAGATGAATGCAAAATATGGTCTGGCTGATGGGCGAATAGCTTGTCAATCGATTGCACCCTTTGACCAAGTTGCTGATCAGTTTAGAAGTTTTAGTGGTATTAGTGCAGACATAAGAAGGTATCCAGAAAAGGTACTTGCAGCATGTGAAGCAGTACTGCCTATGATGTTAAAAGCTGGGGTTAAGCCGCATTCATCTGTTAGCAAGAAAACATTTATCCCTCTTCATATGGCACCCTATATGAGAGAAAAGGATTTTGAAAAATTCTATTGGCCTACCTTTAAAAAATTGGTTGAAGGATTATGGGCTGCTGGAGCAGGGGTATTACTATTTGTTGAACATGATTGGACGAGGTTTTTAGATTACTTAAATGAACTACCTAAGGGAACACATATGATGTTTGAATATGGTGATCCAAAGACGATCAAAGAAAAAGTAGGTAAGAAGCATATCATTTCTGGGCTTTACCCATTAACCTTATTAGCTCAGGGCACAAAACAAGAATGTATTGACAAAGCCAAAGAACTGATTGATATTCTTGCACCAGGTGGTAATTATGTTTTCTCTTTTGACAAGGTGGCTTTAAATATAAGAGATGCAAAACCTGAAAATATTATTGCTGTAAATGAATTTGTAAGAGAATATGCAGTTTATTAA
- a CDS encoding uroporphyrinogen decarboxylase family protein codes for MKKVYDDRVKRILTTVNHEEPDRVPILSTYGTWAVSYANSSIKEIEENPEKEIEVFCKPHEDIYCDATYTCGIAFDAKSAEIIGSKSHFISRDGETIQHQEITPMESEDYPDLIKNPMEFIFNKLVPRKAANLRESASENYDTLKQLLNHWKVKGDVQQRLRATLKEKYGIPVITGGFAYPPMDIIFDYLRGFKGISLDIRRRPEELLEAINALAEFSNDVMGIHPGTKQVASFPFYATMMHLPTFINAKQFEKFFWPTYEKMFLKIHELGGKLIIFLEGKWEDKYYLLNSMPKNFAIGIIEGDDVFEAKKKIGDNITIAGGMPLELLKMGTKDKCIDYAKKLLDECAPGGGYIFATSRELLSRGDLNVENLKAVNQFVHEHGVYK; via the coding sequence ATGAAAAAAGTATATGATGATCGAGTGAAGAGAATTTTAACAACAGTTAATCATGAGGAACCAGATAGAGTGCCAATACTATCAACTTATGGTACTTGGGCAGTTTCTTATGCAAATAGTTCCATAAAAGAAATTGAAGAGAACCCAGAAAAAGAAATAGAGGTATTTTGTAAGCCTCATGAAGATATTTATTGTGATGCCACGTATACATGTGGCATAGCTTTCGATGCTAAAAGTGCCGAAATTATTGGAAGTAAAAGTCATTTTATCTCTAGAGATGGGGAGACAATACAGCATCAAGAAATAACACCTATGGAATCGGAAGATTATCCTGATTTGATCAAAAACCCTATGGAATTTATATTTAACAAGTTAGTGCCAAGAAAAGCAGCTAACTTGCGGGAATCAGCTTCAGAGAATTATGATACCCTTAAACAACTTTTAAATCATTGGAAAGTGAAAGGGGATGTACAGCAAAGACTAAGGGCAACACTGAAGGAAAAGTACGGAATACCTGTTATAACTGGTGGCTTTGCATATCCGCCTATGGATATTATTTTTGACTACTTGAGAGGTTTTAAAGGAATTTCACTGGATATAAGGCGACGTCCTGAAGAACTTCTTGAGGCGATTAATGCATTAGCAGAATTCTCAAATGATGTTATGGGAATACATCCTGGTACAAAACAAGTTGCTAGTTTTCCATTTTATGCTACAATGATGCACCTTCCTACATTTATTAACGCAAAACAGTTTGAAAAATTCTTTTGGCCAACCTATGAAAAAATGTTCCTTAAAATTCATGAATTAGGAGGTAAATTAATTATTTTCCTAGAAGGAAAATGGGAAGATAAGTATTATCTTTTGAATAGTATGCCAAAAAACTTTGCTATAGGCATCATAGAAGGGGACGATGTTTTTGAAGCCAAGAAAAAAATTGGAGATAACATCACAATTGCCGGCGGTATGCCTTTAGAACTGTTGAAAATGGGTACAAAGGATAAATGTATAGATTATGCAAAGAAATTGCTTGATGAATGTGCACCTGGCGGAGGATATATATTTGCAACAAGTAGAGAACTTTTATCCAGAGGTGATTTAAACGTAGAAAATTTAAAAGCAGTTAATCAGTTTGTACATGAACATGGTGTATATAAATAG
- a CDS encoding cobalamin B12-binding domain-containing protein — MADLAMDLNALTQAVGELDEDQVLKILNEFVGKNPSEEEAQKVVNACQQGMAIVGDWFDKGEYFVGDLIFAGELLASAIETLKPVIGLGSTEKIGTIVLGTVEGDLHDIGKNIFRSMSEAAGFEVYDIGIDKSADAFVQKIKDVKPQIVGMSGVLTLAIDSMKNIIDKMKKEGLREDVKIIIGGNPVTKEACEHVGADAFTTNAAEGVKICQGWVN; from the coding sequence ATGGCAGATTTAGCAATGGATTTAAATGCATTAACCCAAGCAGTCGGAGAGCTTGACGAAGACCAAGTATTAAAAATATTAAATGAGTTTGTAGGAAAAAATCCAAGTGAAGAAGAAGCGCAAAAGGTAGTAAATGCGTGTCAGCAAGGAATGGCAATTGTAGGAGATTGGTTTGACAAAGGTGAATACTTTGTAGGTGATTTAATCTTTGCTGGAGAGTTATTAGCAAGTGCTATTGAAACATTAAAGCCAGTGATAGGTTTAGGTAGCACGGAAAAGATAGGTACCATTGTTCTTGGGACGGTAGAGGGAGATTTACATGATATTGGTAAAAACATCTTCAGAAGCATGTCAGAAGCAGCGGGTTTTGAAGTATATGATATTGGAATTGATAAATCAGCAGATGCCTTTGTTCAAAAAATCAAAGATGTAAAACCTCAGATTGTAGGAATGAGCGGCGTACTTACTTTAGCCATTGACTCTATGAAAAACATTATAGATAAAATGAAAAAGGAAGGGTTAAGGGAAGATGTAAAAATTATTATTGGTGGCAACCCTGTAACCAAAGAGGCTTGTGAGCATGTTGGGGCAGATGCTTTTACCACCAATGCGGCAGAAGGTGTAAAAATCTGTCAAGGGTGGGTGAATTAG
- a CDS encoding DUF2512 family protein: MSNTTTALLVKLVMTFIAAWLTLGFMDGNPLVWVIIVAIVGTGLNYILGDLVVLPNLGNVVASIGDGVMAAVVAYVIAMFTRDFNTTFGTLIGLAIIVGVVEFFFHMYLQRADTVAPKEK, translated from the coding sequence ATGAGCAATACAACAACAGCCCTATTAGTTAAACTTGTAATGACTTTTATTGCTGCATGGTTGACTTTAGGCTTTATGGATGGAAATCCATTGGTCTGGGTAATTATTGTAGCAATAGTAGGTACTGGATTAAATTATATATTAGGAGATTTAGTGGTTCTACCAAACCTAGGAAACGTTGTAGCTTCTATAGGGGATGGTGTAATGGCAGCAGTTGTTGCCTATGTGATAGCAATGTTTACAAGAGACTTCAATACTACATTTGGTACATTGATAGGATTAGCAATAATCGTGGGCGTGGTAGAATTTTTCTTTCATATGTATCTGCAACGAGCTGATACAGTGGCTCCAAAAGAAAAGTAA
- a CDS encoding NifB/NifX family molybdenum-iron cluster-binding protein, with protein sequence MKIAMPVDDKSMKNSICQSFGRAPYFLIYDTESKESIYLDNSAAASQGGAGIKAAQTIVDSKISALLTPRCGENAAEVIKADDIKIYKTINTSIMENINAFIDGKLSLLEEIHAGLHNHGGK encoded by the coding sequence ATGAAAATAGCAATGCCAGTAGATGATAAGTCTATGAAAAACAGTATATGCCAATCATTTGGACGTGCACCTTACTTTCTTATTTACGATACTGAATCGAAAGAAAGTATTTATTTAGATAATAGTGCCGCTGCCAGTCAAGGTGGAGCTGGGATTAAGGCTGCACAGACGATTGTGGATAGTAAGATAAGCGCCTTACTTACGCCACGATGTGGAGAGAATGCTGCAGAGGTCATTAAAGCAGATGACATCAAAATATACAAAACAATTAACACCTCTATTATGGAGAATATCAATGCTTTCATAGATGGAAAGCTATCTTTATTGGAAGAAATTCACGCTGGATTACATAATCATGGAGGGAAATAG
- a CDS encoding redoxin domain-containing protein, producing MKLIEVGSDAPNFTVKDNHEQNISLSDYRGKKVLLSWHPLAWTPVCTDQMRALETNWQTFQKLNTIPLGFSVDPPPCKKAWATAILMNNVSLPSDFWPHGKVAQEYGLFNETQGISERANIIIDEKGKIRWVKMYYSQELPDINEVIQILSNM from the coding sequence ATGAAACTTATTGAAGTGGGTAGTGATGCACCGAATTTCACTGTAAAGGATAACCATGAGCAAAACATAAGTTTGTCAGACTATCGAGGCAAAAAAGTATTACTCTCCTGGCACCCTCTTGCTTGGACACCAGTTTGTACTGATCAGATGAGGGCATTAGAAACGAATTGGCAAACATTTCAGAAACTCAATACTATTCCCCTTGGATTTAGCGTTGATCCACCACCTTGTAAAAAAGCATGGGCAACAGCAATCCTAATGAATAACGTAAGCCTTCCTTCAGACTTTTGGCCCCATGGAAAAGTAGCACAAGAATATGGATTGTTTAATGAAACGCAGGGTATATCAGAACGAGCAAATATTATCATAGACGAAAAGGGTAAGATCAGGTGGGTAAAAATGTATTATTCTCAAGAGTTACCTGATATAAACGAAGTTATACAGATTTTATCGAATATGTAG